In one window of Notolabrus celidotus isolate fNotCel1 chromosome 17, fNotCel1.pri, whole genome shotgun sequence DNA:
- the myrip gene encoding rab effector MyRIP isoform X1 encodes MADTLTVALRVAEEAIEEAIAKAEEFSDSLEKQNEARYLRDHKEELIEELATTIVQKIIQRRKRSEMQTEYDFVWPQTQSLLPSGELPSPSQTQGSSQGAQDTLRHSYTLWRSRSAFSLTSDDSPEKGPDEEGAGVGRSLQEYASLKREGKATSLPTWRSVDRLDNSSASSVLHSPDGNWIALHSSQLSRPSLLTKRKSLVFSVLEKESGVISAYDEMGSDSEEGDEGCWGVALRQFRRKLSDDTYYTDSQHDPEWTYTQHLPITSPSSGQFTNTETLNSDSEASSVLSACPRKPPSNHLRKKGPPDTHLHPHHQLLYHQHLQQNFTPYPHHSEALDVNFNPKVMGDSSEAEERQNDLIRRSRRRRKSKRESSSERSRPGSQPHAQSAYPLVQENGGFLLNALLKRGMSEDQSAPDSMPMATAAPEAFKLDAMTPEPEDFHTVVQNSVALSSPPPQPLAPGSRHSPSSPGPVDPLEEELRSRLSELVSRANSKDSSSSEEECIKRPADKQMEKESDRQREKTRPKDTDRERQRVLERLRDRTSFKEREKASETVQVNGQEMRRGERLIKSYSVREEGRVKERRLEKRVESLKERLEEPGHKRGEKRELNRQSKRLYRRDVEKEAEPRVGAKRSGSSASSPAITPSSQEGVLSDNQEGQNDSEQQQRLQLLSSLLQQQKYSAASLCSITTEVLKVLNATEELIGEAGGEGVTPSESSCVSPVSNSAEARRLDQRLTKMEENVYLAAGAVYGLEGALGDLEHCARTINSGTTDTELAFLEDQVATAAAQVQHSELQISNIESRISALKTAGLNVTACNRFSKFKPKAKPETLDSSRHQRRKLPAPPMKEKSEPEPQVKAFRP; translated from the exons ATGGCAGACACGCTCACAGTCGCCCTGCGTGTCGCTGAGGAAGCCATAGAGGAGGCCATCGCTAAGGCAGAGGAGTTCAGTGACAGCTTG gaaaaGCAAAATGAGGCTCGGTATCTGCGGGACCACAAAGAGGAGCTCATAGAGGAACTTGCCACAACCATTGTACAAAAA ATCATCCAGAGGAGAAAGCGCTCAGAGATGCAGACAGAGTATGACTTTGTCTGGCCTCAGACTCAGTCTCTCCTCCCATCCGGTGAACTGCCGTCTCCGTCCCAGACTCAAGGCTCTTCTCAAGGAGCACAGGACACCCTGAGGCACTCCTACACCCTCTGG AGATCCCGCTCAGCGTTCTCCCTCACCAGTGACGACTCCCCAGAGAAGGGCCCAGACGAGGAAGGCGCAGGGGTGGGACGCAGCCTCCAAGAGTACGCGTCTCTGAAGAGGGAGGGCAAGGCTACCTCCCTACCGACCTGGAGGAGTGTGGACCGCCTGGACAACTCCA GTGCATCCTCAGTGCTCCACAGCCCAGACGGTAACTGGATCGCTCTCCACAGTTCACAGTTGTCCCGGCCCAGCCTGCTGACCAAGAGGAAGAGTCTGGTGTTCAGCGTGCTGGAAAAAGAGTCCGGCGTCATCTCGGCGTACGACGAGATGGGATCAGACTCCGAGGAGGGTGACGAAGGATGCTGGGGCGTAGCACTGAGGCAGTTCAGACGCAAATTATCCGATGATACTTACTACACGGACTCGCAGCACGACCCGGAGTGGACGTACACGCAGCACCTTCCCATCACCTCTCCGTCCTCAGGCCAGTTCACCAACACAGAGACcctcaactcagactcagagGCCTCATCAGTGCTGTCCGCCTGTCCTCGCAAACCGCCTTCCAACCACCTGAGGAAGAAAGGACCGccagacacacacctgcaccCTCATCACCAGCTGCTCTACCACCAACACCTGCAGCAGAACTTTACTCCGTATCCGCACCACTCAGAGGCTCTGGACGTGAACTTCAACCCAAAG GTGATGGGAGACAGCAGCGAGGCCGAGGAGAGGCAGAACGACCTCATCAGAAGATCTCGGCGACGCAGGAAAAGCAAGAGAGAGTCGTCATCAGAGAGGAGCCGGCCCGGAAGCCAGCCTCATGCTCAGTCAGCGTACCCTCTAGTGCAG GAGAACGGTGGGTTTCTGCTCAACGCCCTCCTGAAGAGGGGCATGAGTGAGGATCAGTCGGCCCCTGACAGTATGCCAATGGCCACAGCTGCACCGGAAGCCTTCAAACTAGATGCCATGACACCCGAGCCAGAAGACTTTCACACAGTGGTCCAAAATTCAGTCGCACTCAGCTCCCCACCACCCCAGCCTCTGGCCCCGGGGTCCCGGCACTCGCCCAGCAGCCCAGGGCCTGTAGACCCCCTAGAGGAGGAGCTCAGATCCAGACTCAGCGAGCTGGTCAGCCGGGCCAACAGCAAAGACAGCAGCTCATCCGAGGAGGAGTGCATAAAGCGGCCCGCGGACAAACAGATGGAAAAAgagagtgacagacagagagagaagacgaGGCCGaaggacacagacagagagaggcagagggttcTGGAAAGATTAAGAGACAGGACCAGCtttaaggagagagagaaagcgagTGAAACAGTCCAAGTGAACGGACAGGAGATGAGACGAGGTGAGAGACTAATTAAGAGTTATTCAGTGAGAGAAGAAGGAAGAGTAAAAGAGAGGAGGTTAGAGAAGAGGGTGGAAAGTTTGAAAGAGAGACTAGAGGAGCCGGGGcacaagagaggagagaaaagagagctgAACAGACAGAGTAAGAGACTGTACAGGAGAGATGTGGAGAAGGAGGCGGAGCCCAGAGTGGGAGCAAAGAGGAGTGGATCCAGCGCAAGTTCACCTGCTATTACACCTTCATCCCAGGAGGGGGTGCTGTCAGACAACCAG gagGGACAGAATGACTCGGAGCAACAGCAGAGGCTTCagttgctctcctctctcttacaGCAG CAGAAGTACTCGGCggcctctctctgcagcatcaCTACCGAGGTGCTGAAGGTTTTGAATGCCACAGAGGAGCTGATAGGCGAGGCAGGAGGCGAGGGCGTCACTCCATCTGAGTCCTCGTGTGTTTCTCCGGTCTCCAACAGCGCAGAGGCCCGCAGGCTGGACCAGAGGCTGACCAAGATGGAGGAGAAT GTGTACTTGGCTGCTGGTGCAGTGTACGGGCTCGAGGGGGCGCTGGGGGACCTGGAGCATTGTGCCCGCACCATTAACAGCGGCACCACAGACACAGAGCTGGCCTTCCTGGAGGACCAGGTGGCCACTGCAGCTGCTCAGGTTCAGCACTCTGAACTACAG ATTTCAAACATTGAGTCCAGGATATCCGCTCTGAAAACAGCTGGGTTGAATGTGACTGCCTGCAATCGCTTCTCCAAGTTCAAGCCAAAGGCTAAG CCTGAAACTCTGGACTCATCACGCCATCAGAGGAGGAAGCTTCCAGCCCCTCCAATGAAAG
- the myrip gene encoding rab effector MyRIP isoform X2 translates to MADTLTVALRVAEEAIEEAIAKAEEFSDSLEKQNEARYLRDHKEELIEELATTIVQKIIQRRKRSEMQTEYDFVWPQTQSLLPSGELPSPSQTQGSSQGAQDTLRHSYTLWRSRSAFSLTSDDSPEKGPDEEGAGVGRSLQEYASLKREGKATSLPTWRSVDRLDNSSASSVLHSPDGNWIALHSSQLSRPSLLTKRKSLVFSVLEKESGVISAYDEMGSDSEEGDEGCWGVALRQFRRKLSDDTYYTDSQHDPEWTYTQHLPITSPSSGQFTNTETLNSDSEASSVLSACPRKPPSNHLRKKGPPDTHLHPHHQLLYHQHLQQNFTPYPHHSEALDVNFNPKVMGDSSEAEERQNDLIRRSRRRRKSKRESSSERSRPGSQPHAQSAYPLVQENGGFLLNALLKRGMSEDQSAPDSMPMATAAPEAFKLDAMTPEPEDFHTVVQNSVALSSPPPQPLAPGSRHSPSSPGPVDPLEEELRSRLSELVSRANSKDSSSSEEECIKRPADKQMEKESDRQREKTRPKDTDRERQRVLERLRDRTSFKEREKASETVQVNGQEMRRGERLIKSYSVREEGRVKERRLEKRVESLKERLEEPGHKRGEKRELNRQSKRLYRRDVEKEAEPRVGAKRSGSSASSPAITPSSQEGVLSDNQQKYSAASLCSITTEVLKVLNATEELIGEAGGEGVTPSESSCVSPVSNSAEARRLDQRLTKMEENVYLAAGAVYGLEGALGDLEHCARTINSGTTDTELAFLEDQVATAAAQVQHSELQISNIESRISALKTAGLNVTACNRFSKFKPKAKPETLDSSRHQRRKLPAPPMKEKSEPEPQVKAFRP, encoded by the exons ATGGCAGACACGCTCACAGTCGCCCTGCGTGTCGCTGAGGAAGCCATAGAGGAGGCCATCGCTAAGGCAGAGGAGTTCAGTGACAGCTTG gaaaaGCAAAATGAGGCTCGGTATCTGCGGGACCACAAAGAGGAGCTCATAGAGGAACTTGCCACAACCATTGTACAAAAA ATCATCCAGAGGAGAAAGCGCTCAGAGATGCAGACAGAGTATGACTTTGTCTGGCCTCAGACTCAGTCTCTCCTCCCATCCGGTGAACTGCCGTCTCCGTCCCAGACTCAAGGCTCTTCTCAAGGAGCACAGGACACCCTGAGGCACTCCTACACCCTCTGG AGATCCCGCTCAGCGTTCTCCCTCACCAGTGACGACTCCCCAGAGAAGGGCCCAGACGAGGAAGGCGCAGGGGTGGGACGCAGCCTCCAAGAGTACGCGTCTCTGAAGAGGGAGGGCAAGGCTACCTCCCTACCGACCTGGAGGAGTGTGGACCGCCTGGACAACTCCA GTGCATCCTCAGTGCTCCACAGCCCAGACGGTAACTGGATCGCTCTCCACAGTTCACAGTTGTCCCGGCCCAGCCTGCTGACCAAGAGGAAGAGTCTGGTGTTCAGCGTGCTGGAAAAAGAGTCCGGCGTCATCTCGGCGTACGACGAGATGGGATCAGACTCCGAGGAGGGTGACGAAGGATGCTGGGGCGTAGCACTGAGGCAGTTCAGACGCAAATTATCCGATGATACTTACTACACGGACTCGCAGCACGACCCGGAGTGGACGTACACGCAGCACCTTCCCATCACCTCTCCGTCCTCAGGCCAGTTCACCAACACAGAGACcctcaactcagactcagagGCCTCATCAGTGCTGTCCGCCTGTCCTCGCAAACCGCCTTCCAACCACCTGAGGAAGAAAGGACCGccagacacacacctgcaccCTCATCACCAGCTGCTCTACCACCAACACCTGCAGCAGAACTTTACTCCGTATCCGCACCACTCAGAGGCTCTGGACGTGAACTTCAACCCAAAG GTGATGGGAGACAGCAGCGAGGCCGAGGAGAGGCAGAACGACCTCATCAGAAGATCTCGGCGACGCAGGAAAAGCAAGAGAGAGTCGTCATCAGAGAGGAGCCGGCCCGGAAGCCAGCCTCATGCTCAGTCAGCGTACCCTCTAGTGCAG GAGAACGGTGGGTTTCTGCTCAACGCCCTCCTGAAGAGGGGCATGAGTGAGGATCAGTCGGCCCCTGACAGTATGCCAATGGCCACAGCTGCACCGGAAGCCTTCAAACTAGATGCCATGACACCCGAGCCAGAAGACTTTCACACAGTGGTCCAAAATTCAGTCGCACTCAGCTCCCCACCACCCCAGCCTCTGGCCCCGGGGTCCCGGCACTCGCCCAGCAGCCCAGGGCCTGTAGACCCCCTAGAGGAGGAGCTCAGATCCAGACTCAGCGAGCTGGTCAGCCGGGCCAACAGCAAAGACAGCAGCTCATCCGAGGAGGAGTGCATAAAGCGGCCCGCGGACAAACAGATGGAAAAAgagagtgacagacagagagagaagacgaGGCCGaaggacacagacagagagaggcagagggttcTGGAAAGATTAAGAGACAGGACCAGCtttaaggagagagagaaagcgagTGAAACAGTCCAAGTGAACGGACAGGAGATGAGACGAGGTGAGAGACTAATTAAGAGTTATTCAGTGAGAGAAGAAGGAAGAGTAAAAGAGAGGAGGTTAGAGAAGAGGGTGGAAAGTTTGAAAGAGAGACTAGAGGAGCCGGGGcacaagagaggagagaaaagagagctgAACAGACAGAGTAAGAGACTGTACAGGAGAGATGTGGAGAAGGAGGCGGAGCCCAGAGTGGGAGCAAAGAGGAGTGGATCCAGCGCAAGTTCACCTGCTATTACACCTTCATCCCAGGAGGGGGTGCTGTCAGACAACCAG CAGAAGTACTCGGCggcctctctctgcagcatcaCTACCGAGGTGCTGAAGGTTTTGAATGCCACAGAGGAGCTGATAGGCGAGGCAGGAGGCGAGGGCGTCACTCCATCTGAGTCCTCGTGTGTTTCTCCGGTCTCCAACAGCGCAGAGGCCCGCAGGCTGGACCAGAGGCTGACCAAGATGGAGGAGAAT GTGTACTTGGCTGCTGGTGCAGTGTACGGGCTCGAGGGGGCGCTGGGGGACCTGGAGCATTGTGCCCGCACCATTAACAGCGGCACCACAGACACAGAGCTGGCCTTCCTGGAGGACCAGGTGGCCACTGCAGCTGCTCAGGTTCAGCACTCTGAACTACAG ATTTCAAACATTGAGTCCAGGATATCCGCTCTGAAAACAGCTGGGTTGAATGTGACTGCCTGCAATCGCTTCTCCAAGTTCAAGCCAAAGGCTAAG CCTGAAACTCTGGACTCATCACGCCATCAGAGGAGGAAGCTTCCAGCCCCTCCAATGAAAG